TTAACCTTTCCACTTTGACCCCAGCAGCTTGTGATTGGCTCAGAATAACTAGAGCCCGCCCACTTATGGCTCGCGCCCCCTGTCGGAGGAATTTGCGTACAACATCCTTCCTCTCTTTATGTGACAACAGgcgttttgttgtttgttttttagcaaACTTTTGGTTATAAAGCAACATACTATGTTATGTGACCTTTTATTACTACTGCCTTGATATATAATATGGGtataagtcacaatatgtgggtaAAAGACCTGCTGGACGAAGGTCAACCATCATGCAAAATATTGATAGTAAAGTCGCATATTACTGTCATTCCTCTGATTCCCTTGATGCATGATCAATCATATTAAttccttttctatttttaattcttAAAAATTACCTATATATTTAATGTCATCTTTAAGATTTCAGTGTTACAAGAAAATTCCCACAAAGTTCATATGGGTTAAATGCGTTATGGGTTATCACAGACAGCCATTTTATTGAGTCAAGAGGATTGATATTTCTTGAGGATTGATATTTCTTGagggatttcaaaataaacacaaaccaaaCTGCTTCCATATGCCACTCCTTTATTGAGAATACCGCACACTCATGACGAAGAGATAAGATGGAGAAGTCAATAATTTCAAATCAAAGATCAACAAAAGAAAGGGctcattttcatttcagtttctcTCTGCGCCCATGATGTAAATGGATCAATAAGATTAATTTGCACTATATCTTTTAGTATATATATGGTTTCATCATTATTAAAGAATAAGCAAATCATGAAATGCAATCATTTATTATTTCAAGTATGATTTTAAAATTGCATGccgtctcttcttctctgtttttgCATAAGAGTCTGGTGTTTTGGAGTCTTGTGAAGGCTCTCGTCTCATATTCTGGAATCAAACATCATAATTACTTTAACAACACAAAACACCATGTGCAAGATTATGAAAAAGCCTGACAGAGAGTAGGAAGATAGTAACATACCAAAATACTCCAGTGATTCATCTTCAGGATGTGGCAGTAGCAGCTGCAGGTGCCATGTTACCTGCTTTCTGAGTGGCATCTTTCTTTGCCTGATGGGCTTGAAGCACAGCAACCGCTTCTTCCACCTGTGCCGGAGGACAAAAGTGgagtttttttaaatgctaaatgtcAAAGTGATGAAAAGGGTGAAACCCGAGTACCTTTGATCGTAGAGATTCGTGAGACTCCAACATGTGTAGCAGTTCCGAGTTGTCGATCTCCAGCAGCATGCCGGTGATCTTTCCTGCCAGGTTAGCATGCATGGCCTGAATGAGAGGGAAAAGACGCTCACCtagaaacaaaaataaagaaaccatTTAGCAGATTATCAAACGTATTACACTATTTTGATGTTATTACCTAGcatctgtttctgctcctgagggggggcagcagccagcATGGAGGGTGTGAGAGGCTCCTGTCCCTGAACGTGCACAGCTGGCTGAGCCTGAAAAAGAGAATAGCATGGGAACATGATCACTGTCTTAGGACACTGATTTGGGAAAAAAATTGGTGGACAGGACTGGTTTGTTGTTCATACTTGCTGGAGGGCGATAGGCTGCACCACCTGAGGGTTGGGGTTACGCACGCCAGTGGCATATTTGTAAGGTGTCACATTGCGGGGGCCGGGGACCCCCATTGAGGGGCGAGGAGCCATAGTTTGAGCTGAGCCTGGATGGAGCAGAATGTACATTTTGAGCCTTCTGACAGTAAGATTGAAGGATTTGAAGGAAATGTTGGAGAACACACCCCGGGGACCCTGGGAGCTGCTGTTAGGAGTCATCTGTCTCATGTTGCCGCGGGGTCCCGGCTGCCGCAGTGTATTGGGCATCCCTTGGAAACCCCCTAAGAGCAAAGAAGAGgcaaaaaacagtgaaaacaatACAAAGCTTGTGACTGTTCATCAAAGTCCATCAACAACACGTGGACCGTAAAGTCGCCCACACTCACCTTGACCTCTACCACCTTGTTGCTGCCATCGGGGGTTAGGACGCATCTGGGCAAGCTGATTTGGTGCATAGTACGTGGTCCGATTCTGGGCCTGCTTGATACAAGCAGGGAAATTCACATATTTTATCTCAGCCAGCTCCTATTGCTAGTAAAACACATACAATTGCCTTAAAAACGGCCCCACAGATCCGAAACAGTTTGACTATCATATCACACCTGTGGGACCGCTGGCATGAAATAGCCGCTGGTGGGCTGGAACTGGTTGATGATGGTATTGGCTGGCATGGCTCTCATGCCAGCGATACGCTGCATGTACTGGTTGGTGAGGTGGGCTTTGCGCTCCTCTTTCCTCTGAGCGAGGGCTACGTAGAGGGGCTTGGAGCCAACGATACGACCGTTCATCTCAGTCACGGCTTTGGTGGCCTCCTCgggagaggagaagcagacgAACCCGAAGCCCTTAGAGCGTCCCTCCTCCAGCATGACCTAAAACGCAGACTATTCGTCTCATGAAAACGTCCAACGTGCATCACTCTCACACTGCATCCGCCACAGGCGACATTAGCACTTACCTTGGCACTTGTAATCGACCCAAACGGAGAGAATTCTTTACGGAGTTTCTCATCATCTATGGTGTCGTCCAAGTTCTTGATGTACAGATTAACGCCCTGAAACAGTGGACACTGTCATAGAAGAACAGCAAGGGACCGAAGTGTCGCATGGTTGAGACGCATTTGGCCGCGTTCAGACCTGATAACGGCTAATCCTTTCTTGTTTGAGCATCTCAAACTTCCTCTTCAGCTCCGCCTGCCGCTCATTCTTCTTCTGCGCCCGACCGACAAACACGGTCTTGCCATTGAGCTCTGTGCCGTTCATGTCCTCTACGGCCTAATTACATAAGAAAAATCGTGTTTCCCAGGAAATTTTAAAATACCGACTTTTAAGAGGAGAAAGTACCTTGTTAGCATCCTCGTGTTTCTCATAACTAACGAATCCGAAGCCTCTGGATTTGCCAGTTGGGTCCATCATGACCTTCACACTGAGCGTCTTCCCTGAAGGCGACAGACGTCAAGTAAAAGCACGTAAGAGAACAGAAGAGTGCGACAGCGTCCGATTATTTCACCGTATTTATCGAAGAGCTCCTTCAGCCGCTCGTCATCCATGTCATCTCCGAAGTTCTTGATGTAGACGTTGGTGAATTCCTTGGCTTTGGCGCCGAGCTCGGCCTCCCGTTCTTTGCGAGATTTGAAACGACCCACGAACCTGCAGAGAGCGGGGACGCGGCCATGCACATTCTTTTGAAAAAGCCcagacagagaaggagaaacCAAGCAAGGAGCCGCCTCCTTTAACCCGTACTCTGCGATCTAAAACCCTTCTAATCCATCTTTCCACGCACAGAAATGACAGAGGAAGACCTGACCAGGCAAAGACGGTGAGTAAAAAGACATTCCCGAACAAAAAACAGgtaaaaaatacacaaacagcTGCTATCAGTCCGCGATTCATCGTTTTAGGGGTGACCCAACCAAAAAATGATGTTAATGTCATCTGAGGCAggcagattgttcaacatgctcCACATAACAGAGACAACCATCTTATATCTTGGTCCAAAAACCCGATGAGGAtgtggatggagagaagaggagggacagAGTCTCACAGTACAAAGGAAAGCTGAGCATGACCAAATGATCTTATATACCTTTCCGTGATGACCTTTCTCTCCTTCTGCCATCCAGTATTGCATTGCTGCATTGGATCCATcactaaaacacacaagcatggtcacacacacatacacacacgcacaaacagaCGCTCCAAGATGGGCGGCCAGCGAGTGGAAAAATGAGGCAACAGAAAAGGCGTCTGGTAGGAAAGATAAGAACGGGCCAGAGCTTATAGTTTGTTATTTATCAAGTTATTTAGAAGTCGTCCTGGAGACAGCCAGAGATGAGTTTATTAGTCCGATtattcacacacaaactcaaCAACTAAAagaagacacaaacaaacagtcagtttacttcattaaaaaaatgaatgctAGTATCACAAGCCCAGTAAacgctgcacttcctgtccactTAAAGAGCGAGGAACTACTTTGGTGATCCAATAACTGCTGCGGGCCTAAATTCTCTGACTTTAGCTTTCCAAACTGGGTCGTTCCTCCTTTTCCCTCACCTTTCTGACGTGTAACTGAATTGAATTTGTGTTATGGATGAAATCAAACGGTGCTACTTCCTAACTAGTAACTGACGAATGAAAAATGCGTATTGACCACGATTAAAAGGTTGAGAAGCCGCCGATTTTCCACCAAGACATCAGCGTCGCGATACCTTTGGAATACTAAAGTAAACACCCCCTCCACGGTTCCCTACATGATCGGACACTCACACCTTGCGGTCATTGAGAAGCATTCCGTTCATTTTCTCGATGGCACGGTCGGCGGCGTCCTGAGTCTCAAAGTGGACAAAAGCGTAGCCTTTAGATCCATTTTCATCACACACCACCTGGAGCGGAGGGATACGTGAGAAAACATAGACCCATAAATCACCTTttggttgaaaatgaaaaatgatccCCTTTTGTATGTATGATATATATTTCACAATGCAATTAGGACAGTTTTAACCCCTGGAAAATGTAGATATTACACATTCAACACTTTACAGTCCCTCGTTGACATGGACGGCGCTCTTACCTTGCAGGAGAGGATGTTGCCGAATGCAGAGAAAGTGTCGTACAGCGCTTTATTGTCGATGGACTTGTCGAGGTTCTTGATGAACACGTTGCCCACTCCGGACTTTCTGAGGGAGGGGTCTCTCTGGGACCACATGATCCGGATCGGCTTCCCTTTGACCACGTCAAAGTTCATGGTGTCCAAGGCTCTCTCAGCTGACAGGAGAGAACAAATAATGAGTGTTTTCATAAGAGCCTCGCGTCAAACAGTCAATCAGCCATAGGTGTGTGAGGCACAGGCTGTTGTGATACGTGTCCAAGTCTTAAacaccatctttttacattACACACTTGTAATTACCTCATAATAACATCATtccaagaggaaaaacaggtcCAACTGC
Above is a genomic segment from Takifugu rubripes chromosome 2, fTakRub1.2, whole genome shotgun sequence containing:
- the pabpc4 gene encoding polyadenylate-binding protein 4 isoform X2, giving the protein MNTAAGNYPMASLYVGDLHPDITEAMLYEKFSPAGPVLSIRVCRDMITRRSLGYAYVNFSQPADAERALDTMNFDVVKGKPIRIMWSQRDPSLRKSGVGNVFIKNLDKSIDNKALYDTFSAFGNILSCKVVCDENGSKGYAFVHFETQDAADRAIEKMNGMLLNDRKVFVGRFKSRKEREAELGAKAKEFTNVYIKNFGDDMDDERLKELFDKYGKTLSVKVMMDPTGKSRGFGFVSYEKHEDANKAVEDMNGTELNGKTVFVGRAQKKNERQAELKRKFEMLKQERISRYQGVNLYIKNLDDTIDDEKLRKEFSPFGSITSAKVMLEEGRSKGFGFVCFSSPEEATKAVTEMNGRIVGSKPLYVALAQRKEERKAHLTNQYMQRIAGMRAMPANTIINQFQPTSGYFMPAVPQQAQNRTTYYAPNQLAQMRPNPRWQQQGGRGQGGFQGMPNTLRQPGPRGNMRQMTPNSSSQGPRGSAQTMAPRPSMGVPGPRNVTPYKYATGVRNPNPQVVQPIALQQAQPAVHVQGQEPLTPSMLAAAPPQEQKQMLGERLFPLIQAMHANLAGKITGMLLEIDNSELLHMLESHESLRSKVEEAVAVLQAHQAKKDATQKAGNMAPAAATATS
- the pabpc4 gene encoding polyadenylate-binding protein 4 isoform X1, which translates into the protein MNTAAGNYPMASLYVGDLHPDITEAMLYEKFSPAGPVLSIRVCRDMITRRSLGYAYVNFSQPADAERALDTMNFDVVKGKPIRIMWSQRDPSLRKSGVGNVFIKNLDKSIDNKALYDTFSAFGNILSCKVVCDENGSKGYAFVHFETQDAADRAIEKMNGMLLNDRKVFVGRFKSRKEREAELGAKAKEFTNVYIKNFGDDMDDERLKELFDKYGKTLSVKVMMDPTGKSRGFGFVSYEKHEDANKAVEDMNGTELNGKTVFVGRAQKKNERQAELKRKFEMLKQERISRYQGVNLYIKNLDDTIDDEKLRKEFSPFGSITSAKVMLEEGRSKGFGFVCFSSPEEATKAVTEMNGRIVGSKPLYVALAQRKEERKAHLTNQYMQRIAGMRAMPANTIINQFQPTSGYFMPAVPQAQNRTTYYAPNQLAQMRPNPRWQQQGGRGQGGFQGMPNTLRQPGPRGNMRQMTPNSSSQGPRGVFSNISFKSFNLTVRRLKMYILLHPGSAQTMAPRPSMGVPGPRNVTPYKYATGVRNPNPQVVQPIALQQAQPAVHVQGQEPLTPSMLAAAPPQEQKQMLGERLFPLIQAMHANLAGKITGMLLEIDNSELLHMLESHESLRSKVEEAVAVLQAHQAKKDATQKAGNMAPAAATATS
- the pabpc4 gene encoding polyadenylate-binding protein 4 isoform X3, with the translated sequence MNTAAGNYPMASLYVGDLHPDITEAMLYEKFSPAGPVLSIRVCRDMITRRSLGYAYVNFSQPADAERALDTMNFDVVKGKPIRIMWSQRDPSLRKSGVGNVFIKNLDKSIDNKALYDTFSAFGNILSCKVVCDENGSKGYAFVHFETQDAADRAIEKMNGMLLNDRKVFVGRFKSRKEREAELGAKAKEFTNVYIKNFGDDMDDERLKELFDKYGKTLSVKVMMDPTGKSRGFGFVSYEKHEDANKAVEDMNGTELNGKTVFVGRAQKKNERQAELKRKFEMLKQERISRYQGVNLYIKNLDDTIDDEKLRKEFSPFGSITSAKVMLEEGRSKGFGFVCFSSPEEATKAVTEMNGRIVGSKPLYVALAQRKEERKAHLTNQYMQRIAGMRAMPANTIINQFQPTSGYFMPAVPQAQNRTTYYAPNQLAQMRPNPRWQQQGGRGQGGFQGMPNTLRQPGPRGNMRQMTPNSSSQGPRGSAQTMAPRPSMGVPGPRNVTPYKYATGVRNPNPQVVQPIALQQAQPAVHVQGQEPLTPSMLAAAPPQEQKQMLGERLFPLIQAMHANLAGKITGMLLEIDNSELLHMLESHESLRSKVEEAVAVLQAHQAKKDATQKAGNMAPAAATATS